A genomic stretch from Mycobacterium paraterrae includes:
- a CDS encoding TIGR00730 family Rossman fold protein, protein MPAICVYCASGPTDPGLLALAADLGEAIADRGWTLVWGGGNVSAMGALATATRARGGRTVGVIPEMLVRLEVADHDADELIVTDTMRERKQIMEDRADAFITLPGGIGTLEEFFEAWTGGYLGVHDKPLVLLDPDGHYDDLLAWLSGIVDSGYVSQTALDRLVVVRDIDAALAACAPR, encoded by the coding sequence GTGCCCGCGATCTGCGTCTACTGTGCGTCTGGACCCACCGACCCCGGGTTACTGGCGCTGGCCGCCGATCTCGGCGAGGCGATCGCCGACCGCGGCTGGACCCTGGTCTGGGGCGGCGGCAACGTCTCGGCGATGGGCGCGCTCGCGACCGCCACTCGGGCCCGCGGCGGCCGGACCGTCGGCGTCATACCCGAAATGCTGGTCCGCCTCGAGGTCGCCGACCACGACGCCGACGAGCTGATCGTCACCGACACCATGCGTGAGCGCAAACAGATCATGGAAGACCGCGCCGACGCGTTCATCACGCTGCCCGGCGGCATCGGCACACTCGAGGAATTCTTCGAGGCCTGGACCGGTGGGTACCTCGGTGTACACGACAAGCCACTGGTGCTGCTCGATCCGGACGGGCACTACGACGACCTGCTGGCGTGGCTGTCCGGGATTGTCGACAGCGGTTACGTTTCACAGACCGCGCTGGATCGGCTGGTGGTGGTCCGCGACATCGACGCGGCCCTGGCGGCTTGCGCACCCCGCTGA
- a CDS encoding AAA family ATPase has product MPGLLVTAPPETVLRDVVAGLDDPDRAGVAIVGPDGSGKGLLARAAAASDARWVIGTASEQTIPFGAFRSLLAGIDADDSARPAELLRTAQEKLATERFFVVADAHYLDRLSATLIYQLALGGSARLIVTARSGAELPDAVEALWADGLLTRIEVAPADDAPARADGYLADLPAPVRSALDYLSLATPLHRGDLAALVGDDAVGQAENLDAITVDAAGMVYPAHSLCTTRAGAVLAPDTARTLRMSLVRQFAAGPADHIGDRLRAAALAADCPDNDAFDGDLSDAAQHALRFGELTLAERLARAALERADGLAARLALGHALAWQGRGREADAVLAAVDPERLSPPELMAWALPRAANQFWMLGQPAQATAFLQTTRNRVESPSAQATLDALTATFAMNAGTPLRTLRIAGDVLASPHADAVAVGWAASSAALSSARTGRFDDVEALARRATAADHPGLLRFTSGFGRITALVMAGRLADARALAQRYTDFAELQQPGRAIGETLVGYVAVAQGDFDSAITLLGRAAEPLARTGYSWGPLSLMLLAQALGQQGEQQRAAMVFSRAESLHGLKSSLFAPELALAKAWSKAAHGDTTGAIDAAREAVQTAERGGQSAIAVRALQDCARLGDVRAVQRAGRLAGEVDCVLGRLTLAHARALAAADATALADVAADLADRGLHPAAADAAAQAQRLAG; this is encoded by the coding sequence ATGCCCGGTCTGTTGGTCACCGCGCCGCCGGAGACGGTCCTGCGCGACGTTGTGGCCGGGTTGGACGACCCCGATCGTGCCGGTGTCGCGATCGTCGGCCCCGACGGTTCCGGCAAGGGGTTGCTGGCCCGCGCCGCGGCCGCGAGTGACGCCCGCTGGGTGATCGGCACGGCCAGCGAGCAGACCATCCCGTTCGGCGCGTTCCGTTCGCTGCTGGCCGGTATCGACGCCGACGACTCCGCCCGACCGGCCGAGCTGCTGCGGACCGCGCAGGAGAAGCTGGCCACCGAGCGGTTTTTCGTCGTCGCCGACGCGCACTACCTGGACCGGCTCTCGGCCACGCTGATCTACCAATTGGCGCTCGGCGGCTCGGCCCGGCTGATCGTCACGGCCCGCTCCGGCGCCGAGCTGCCCGACGCCGTCGAGGCGTTGTGGGCCGACGGCCTGCTGACCCGCATCGAGGTCGCCCCGGCAGACGACGCGCCGGCGCGGGCCGACGGCTACCTGGCCGATCTGCCCGCGCCGGTGCGCTCGGCACTGGACTACCTGTCGCTGGCCACCCCGCTGCACCGCGGCGATCTGGCCGCGCTGGTCGGCGACGACGCCGTCGGTCAAGCCGAAAACCTCGACGCGATCACGGTCGACGCCGCCGGCATGGTCTACCCGGCGCATTCGCTCTGCACCACCCGGGCGGGGGCGGTCCTGGCGCCGGACACCGCACGGACACTGCGCATGTCGCTGGTCCGACAATTCGCGGCCGGGCCCGCCGACCACATCGGCGACCGGCTGCGCGCGGCCGCGCTGGCCGCGGACTGCCCCGACAACGACGCCTTCGACGGCGATTTGAGCGACGCCGCCCAGCACGCGCTGCGCTTCGGCGAACTCACCCTCGCCGAACGCCTGGCCCGCGCCGCCCTGGAACGCGCGGACGGGCTGGCCGCGCGGCTGGCGCTCGGCCACGCGCTGGCCTGGCAGGGCCGCGGGCGTGAAGCCGACGCCGTGCTCGCGGCGGTCGACCCCGAGCGGCTCTCGCCGCCGGAACTGATGGCGTGGGCGCTGCCGCGCGCGGCCAACCAGTTCTGGATGCTTGGCCAGCCGGCGCAGGCCACGGCGTTTCTGCAGACCACCCGCAACCGGGTCGAGTCACCCAGCGCGCAGGCCACCCTGGACGCCCTGACGGCGACCTTCGCCATGAACGCGGGCACGCCGCTACGGACGCTGCGGATCGCCGGTGACGTGCTCGCGTCGCCACACGCCGACGCGGTGGCCGTGGGGTGGGCGGCGTCGTCTGCGGCGCTGAGCTCGGCCCGCACCGGACGCTTCGACGACGTCGAGGCCCTGGCCCGGCGCGCGACCGCGGCCGACCATCCCGGCTTGCTGCGATTCACCAGCGGATTCGGCCGGATCACGGCTCTGGTGATGGCAGGCCGCTTGGCCGATGCCCGCGCACTGGCCCAGCGCTATACCGACTTCGCCGAGCTGCAACAGCCGGGCCGGGCGATCGGCGAGACGCTGGTCGGCTACGTCGCGGTCGCCCAGGGCGACTTCGATTCGGCCATCACACTGCTGGGCCGGGCCGCCGAACCGCTGGCGCGCACGGGCTATTCATGGGGTCCGCTGTCGCTGATGCTGCTGGCTCAGGCCCTCGGCCAGCAAGGCGAACAACAGCGCGCCGCAATGGTTTTCAGCCGGGCCGAGTCGCTGCACGGACTCAAGTCGTCGCTGTTCGCCCCGGAACTGGCGCTGGCCAAGGCGTGGTCTAAGGCGGCCCACGGCGACACAACCGGCGCGATCGACGCCGCCCGCGAGGCGGTGCAGACCGCCGAACGCGGCGGGCAGTCGGCGATCGCGGTGCGCGCCTTGCAGGACTGCGCACGCCTGGGCGACGTCCGGGCGGTGCAGCGGGCCGGACGCCTGGCGGGCGAAGTCGACTGCGTGCTCGGTCGACTGACGCTGGCCCACGCCCGCGCCCTAGCTGCCGCCGACGCCACCGCGCTGGCCGATGTCGCCGCCGATCTGGCCGATCGTGGCCTGCATCCCGCCGCCGCCGACGCCGCCGCCCAGGCACAACGCCTAGCCGGTTAG
- the dapE gene encoding succinyl-diaminopimelate desuccinylase: protein MLDLRGDPIELTAALVDIPSESRHEELIAAEVEAALRAQTSNFEIVRNGNAVLARTALGRPTRVLLAGHLDTVPAADNLPSRRDAESLHGCGTTDMKSGDAVFLHLAATVAEPVHDVTLVLYDCEEIESSANGLGRIERELPDWLEADLAILGEPTGGYIEAGCQGTLRVILRASGTRAHSARSWLGDNAIHKLGAALDRLTSYQPRSVDIDGCVYREGLSAVRIDGGVAGNVIPDAASVTVNFRFAPDRSADAALHHVHEVFDGLDVDIELTDSAAGALPGLSNPAAKGLLEAAGGQVRAKYGWTDVARFAARGVAAVNYGPGDPNLAHTRDELVPLHRITDAVTMLRAYLTG, encoded by the coding sequence GTGCTGGACCTACGCGGTGACCCGATCGAGCTGACGGCTGCGCTGGTCGACATTCCAAGCGAATCGCGGCACGAAGAACTCATCGCCGCCGAGGTCGAGGCGGCGCTGCGTGCGCAGACGTCCAACTTCGAGATCGTCCGCAACGGCAACGCCGTGCTGGCCCGCACCGCGCTGGGGCGTCCGACCCGGGTGTTGCTGGCCGGTCACCTCGACACCGTGCCGGCGGCTGACAATCTGCCGAGCCGCCGTGACGCCGAGTCGCTGCACGGCTGCGGCACCACCGACATGAAATCCGGCGACGCGGTCTTTCTGCACCTGGCCGCGACCGTCGCCGAGCCCGTGCACGACGTGACGCTGGTGCTTTACGACTGCGAGGAAATCGAGTCGTCGGCAAACGGCCTGGGCCGTATCGAGCGCGAGTTGCCGGACTGGCTGGAAGCCGACCTGGCAATCCTGGGCGAGCCTACCGGCGGTTACATCGAAGCGGGTTGTCAAGGCACGCTGCGCGTTATCCTGCGCGCCAGCGGGACTCGTGCGCACTCGGCACGATCCTGGTTGGGCGACAACGCAATTCACAAGCTCGGCGCGGCGCTGGATCGGCTGACGAGTTACCAGCCGCGCAGCGTCGATATCGACGGCTGCGTGTATCGCGAGGGGTTGTCGGCCGTGCGTATCGACGGCGGGGTGGCCGGCAACGTGATACCGGACGCCGCGTCGGTGACAGTGAATTTCCGCTTCGCTCCGGACCGCTCGGCCGACGCCGCGCTGCACCACGTCCACGAGGTCTTCGACGGTCTCGACGTGGACATCGAATTGACGGACTCGGCGGCCGGGGCGCTGCCTGGTTTGTCGAACCCGGCGGCAAAAGGCCTGCTCGAGGCGGCCGGCGGCCAGGTGCGGGCGAAGTACGGCTGGACCGACGTGGCCCGCTTCGCCGCTCGCGGTGTGGCCGCGGTCAACTACGGCCCGGGCGACCCGAACCTTGCGCACACCCGCGACGAGTTGGTGCCGCTGCACCGGATCACCGATGCCGTCACGATGCTGCGGGCGTACCTAACCGGCTAG
- the fadD6 gene encoding long-chain-acyl-CoA synthetase FadD6: protein MSDHNSSGTSIGLIDIATRAPGLLADLPVMARGLLTLVRAQPNFKISIGKVFQDRAESHGDRVFVRFGDQQLTYREANATANRYAAVLAARGVGRGDVVGIMLRNSPNTVLMMLAAVKCGAVAGMLNYHQRGDVLAHSIGLLDAKALVVETDFVDAVEECGGATIEPTTIEEMERLAATAPTSNPPSASAVLAKDTAFYIFTSGTTGHPKASVMTHKRWLSALAVFGGLGLRLKGSDTLYSCLPLYHNNALTVALGSVINSGATLALGKSFSASKFWDEVIASEATAFIYIGEICRYLLNQPEKPTDRAHKVRVIAGNGLRPEIWDEFTKRFNIPRVCEFYAASEGNTAFVNVFNVPRSAGWAALPVAYVAYDADTGEPQRGEDGWVQKVPAGEPGLLLSPVSRLQPFDGYTDKSASEKKLVRNAFRKGDVYFNTGDVMRPQGMGHAAFVDRLGDTFRWKGENVATTEVERALSSDKAVEECTVFGVEVPRTGGRAGMAAVKLREGSDFDGKALAQTVYKQLPAYAMPLFIRLVDSMEHTTTFKSRKVDLREQAYDAGIEDPVYVLAGRDEGYVPFYDDYPEEVANGKRPQG, encoded by the coding sequence ATGTCCGACCACAACTCTTCCGGCACGTCGATCGGGCTGATCGATATCGCGACCCGCGCTCCCGGCCTGCTGGCCGACCTTCCGGTGATGGCCCGCGGGTTGCTCACGTTGGTGCGGGCGCAGCCCAACTTCAAGATCTCGATCGGCAAGGTCTTCCAGGACCGGGCCGAGAGCCACGGTGACCGGGTCTTCGTTCGCTTCGGCGACCAGCAGCTGACCTATCGCGAAGCCAACGCGACGGCCAACCGGTATGCGGCCGTCCTGGCCGCCCGTGGCGTCGGCCGCGGCGACGTCGTCGGCATCATGTTGCGGAATTCGCCCAATACGGTGCTGATGATGCTGGCCGCGGTCAAGTGCGGCGCTGTCGCCGGGATGCTCAACTACCACCAGCGCGGCGACGTGCTCGCGCACAGCATCGGGCTGCTGGATGCCAAGGCGCTGGTCGTCGAGACGGATTTCGTCGACGCGGTCGAAGAGTGCGGTGGCGCGACCATCGAGCCGACCACCATCGAGGAGATGGAGCGGCTGGCTGCCACCGCGCCCACCAGCAACCCGCCGTCGGCGTCGGCGGTGCTGGCCAAGGACACCGCCTTCTACATCTTCACCTCGGGCACTACCGGTCACCCCAAGGCCAGCGTGATGACCCACAAACGCTGGCTGTCCGCGCTGGCGGTGTTCGGCGGACTTGGCCTGCGGCTCAAGGGATCTGACACGCTCTATAGTTGCCTGCCGCTGTACCACAACAATGCGCTCACAGTGGCGCTTGGATCTGTGATCAACTCCGGGGCGACGCTAGCTCTCGGCAAGTCTTTCTCGGCTTCGAAATTCTGGGACGAGGTGATCGCCAGCGAGGCAACGGCGTTCATCTACATCGGAGAGATCTGCCGCTATCTGCTGAACCAGCCCGAGAAGCCGACAGATCGCGCCCACAAGGTGCGCGTGATCGCGGGCAACGGGCTGCGTCCGGAAATCTGGGACGAGTTCACCAAGCGGTTCAACATCCCGCGGGTATGCGAGTTCTATGCGGCCAGTGAGGGAAACACGGCGTTCGTCAACGTGTTCAACGTGCCGCGATCGGCGGGCTGGGCTGCGTTGCCGGTGGCTTATGTCGCTTACGACGCCGACACCGGCGAACCGCAGCGAGGTGAGGACGGCTGGGTGCAGAAGGTGCCCGCCGGCGAACCCGGCTTGCTGCTCAGCCCGGTCAGCAGGCTTCAGCCGTTCGACGGCTACACCGACAAGAGCGCCAGCGAGAAGAAGTTGGTGCGCAACGCTTTTCGTAAGGGTGACGTCTACTTCAACACCGGCGACGTAATGCGCCCGCAGGGCATGGGCCATGCCGCCTTTGTCGACCGGCTCGGCGACACGTTCCGCTGGAAGGGCGAGAACGTGGCCACCACTGAGGTGGAGCGGGCACTGAGTTCCGACAAGGCGGTCGAGGAGTGCACGGTGTTCGGGGTCGAGGTACCGCGCACCGGCGGTCGTGCGGGGATGGCAGCGGTGAAGCTGCGCGAGGGCAGCGACTTCGACGGCAAGGCGTTGGCGCAGACGGTGTACAAGCAACTGCCCGCATACGCCATGCCGCTGTTCATTCGGCTGGTCGACTCGATGGAGCACACCACGACGTTCAAGAGCCGCAAGGTCGACCTGCGCGAGCAGGCGTACGACGCCGGGATCGAGGATCCGGTGTACGTGCTAGCCGGCCGCGACGAGGGATACGTGCCGTTCTACGACGACTATCCCGAAGAAGTGGCCAACGGCAAGCGTCCCCAGGGTTAG